A single region of the Melospiza melodia melodia isolate bMelMel2 chromosome 7 unlocalized genomic scaffold, bMelMel2.pri SUPER_7_unloc_1, whole genome shotgun sequence genome encodes:
- the LOC134432815 gene encoding DLA class II histocompatibility antigen, DR-1 beta chain-like: MTKSECYFINGTEKVRYVQRSIYNRDQFIMFDSDVGHFVGFTPYGEKLAKRWNSNAVFMEDRRTAVDWFCRCWYKNFTPFLTERRVSPSVSISLVPPSSS, encoded by the exons ATGACAAAGTCCGAGTGTTACTTCATTAACGGCACGGAGAAGGTGAGGTACGTCCAGAGATCCATCTACAACCGGGATCAGTTCATAATGTTCGACAGCGACGTGGGGCACTTTGTGGGGTTCACCCCCTATGGGGAGAAGTTGGCCAAGCGCTGGAACAGCAACGCGGTATTCATGGAGGACAGACGGACTGCGGTGGACTGGTTCTGCCGGTGCTGGTACAAGAATTTTACCCCGTTCCTCACGGAGCGCCGAG tgtcccccagcgtGTCCATCTCGCTGGTGCCCCCCTCGAGCTCCTAG